In a genomic window of Sphingomonas koreensis:
- a CDS encoding LysR family transcriptional regulator, producing the protein MDQVTLFRVFLRVAESASFTRAADTLGMPRSSVSAAVRELEARVGARLLHRTTRNVRMTQEGRIFHAHCTRLVAEMEAMEGLFRPQDSPHGRLTVDVPGRLGRLIVAPALPHFLDRYPGIDLVLGVTDRAVNLVEDNVDCALRVGPLADSAMVARRVGELRFINVASPAYLARFGTPQSPADLTGHQGVLFASPTTGRVEDWEWEEGGTLRRLAIPGRVTVNSAEAQIACCLAGLGLIQIPAYDVRAYLAAGELAEVMPGHVAAPLPVTLLHPDRHHVPARLRVFMDWMTALLRAEVVD; encoded by the coding sequence ATGGATCAGGTGACGCTCTTCCGCGTGTTCCTGCGCGTGGCTGAAAGCGCGAGCTTCACGCGCGCAGCCGACACGCTCGGCATGCCGCGTTCGTCGGTTTCCGCCGCGGTCCGCGAGCTGGAGGCGCGGGTGGGCGCGCGGCTGCTCCACCGCACGACGCGCAATGTCCGGATGACGCAGGAGGGACGCATTTTCCATGCGCATTGCACCCGCCTGGTCGCCGAAATGGAGGCGATGGAGGGGCTGTTCCGTCCGCAGGACAGCCCGCATGGCCGGTTGACGGTCGATGTGCCGGGCAGGCTGGGGCGCCTGATCGTCGCACCGGCGCTGCCGCACTTCCTCGACCGCTATCCGGGGATCGATCTCGTGCTCGGCGTGACCGACCGCGCGGTCAACCTGGTCGAGGACAATGTCGATTGCGCATTGCGGGTCGGCCCGTTGGCGGATTCAGCGATGGTGGCGCGGCGGGTCGGCGAACTGCGCTTCATCAATGTCGCCAGCCCGGCCTATCTCGCCCGCTTCGGAACCCCGCAATCGCCTGCCGATCTCACCGGACATCAGGGGGTGCTGTTCGCCTCGCCGACGACGGGGCGGGTCGAGGACTGGGAGTGGGAGGAAGGGGGGACATTGCGCCGGCTGGCAATCCCCGGTCGCGTGACGGTGAACAGTGCGGAGGCGCAGATCGCCTGTTGTCTTGCTGGTCTCGGGCTGATCCAGATTCCGGCCTATGATGTCCGCGCATATCTCGCGGCGGGCGAACTCGCGGAAGTGATGCCTGGCCATGTCGCTGCGCCTCTGCCGGTGACGCTGCTTCATCCCGACCGGCACCATGTTCCCGCACGGTTGCGCGTGTTCATGGACTGGATGACCGCGTTGCTGCGCGCCGAGGTGGTCGACTGA
- the hisF gene encoding imidazole glycerol phosphate synthase subunit HisF, whose product MTVRARVIPCLDVANGRVVKGVNFVNLRDAGDPVEQARAYDAAGADELCFLDITASHEARGTIIDVVRRTAEVCFMPLTVGGGVRSAEDARALLLAGADKVAVNSAAVTRPEVVSEIAERFGSQCIVASVDARRVADGRWEVFTHGGRKPTGIDAVEHALHLAKLGAGELLLTSMDRDGTRDGYDLDLIRTIADRVRVPVVASGGVGNLDHLVAGIRDGHASAVLAASIFHFGEASIVGAHAALAAAGIPVRSVG is encoded by the coding sequence ATGACCGTCCGCGCGCGCGTCATCCCCTGTCTCGACGTCGCCAATGGCCGCGTCGTCAAGGGCGTGAACTTCGTGAACCTGCGCGACGCGGGCGACCCGGTCGAGCAGGCCCGTGCGTATGACGCCGCGGGCGCCGACGAGCTCTGCTTCCTCGACATCACCGCCAGCCACGAGGCGCGGGGCACGATCATCGATGTGGTGCGCCGCACCGCCGAGGTGTGCTTCATGCCCCTCACCGTCGGCGGCGGCGTGCGCAGTGCCGAGGACGCACGCGCGCTCCTGCTTGCCGGCGCGGACAAGGTGGCGGTCAACTCAGCAGCGGTCACGCGACCCGAGGTGGTGAGCGAGATCGCCGAGCGTTTCGGCAGCCAGTGCATCGTCGCCTCGGTCGATGCGCGCCGGGTGGCGGATGGGCGCTGGGAGGTATTTACCCATGGCGGCCGCAAGCCGACCGGGATCGACGCGGTCGAACATGCGCTCCACCTCGCAAAGCTGGGCGCGGGCGAGCTGCTGCTCACCTCGATGGACCGCGACGGCACCCGCGACGGCTATGACCTCGATCTGATCCGCACCATCGCCGATCGGGTGCGCGTACCCGTGGTCGCCTCGGGCGGGGTCGGCAATCTCGACCATCTCGTGGCCGGCATCCGCGACGGCCATGCCAGCGCAGTCCTCGCCGCCTCGATCTTCCATTTCGGCGAGGCCAGCATTGTCGGCGCGCATGCCGCGCTCGCCGCAGCGGGAATCCCGGTCCGTAGCGTCGGTTAA
- a CDS encoding amino acid permease gives MIFGRVKPLDAILATAEKKSLHRSLGAFQLTMLGIGAVIGTGIFVLTAEAAQKAGPGMMLSFVIAGVVCAVAALCYAEMAAMVPVSGSAYTYSYAVMGELIAWMVGWALILEYAVAAGAVSVGWSGYVVGLIENAFALDIPDALVRGPYDGGIINLPAMLIAGLVTWLLVIGTKESAFVNSVLVLVKVSALSLFIILAIPVMNMQNFEPFSPLGFAGVSAAAASIFFAYVGFDAVSTAAEETKNPQRNMPIGLIGSLAICTIFYLLVAAGVIGSVGAQPILGPDGAALPPGSTELTKACVETAAATGKEAVVCSKEALAWTLREIGWPQIGNLIGLAAGLALPSVILMMMFGQTRIFFVMSRDGLLPAVFSKVHPKFHTPHVITILTGVFVALFAAFFPVGKLADISNSGTLFAFAAVSIAVLVLRRTDPDRKRPFRTPLIIITAPIAILGCAYLFYSLGHDTKMMFVGWAALGLLVYFGYSRRKSHVGRGIVETPEHEAYQELDPPVPGTH, from the coding sequence ATGATATTCGGGCGCGTAAAACCACTCGACGCCATCCTAGCCACCGCCGAAAAGAAATCGCTCCACCGTTCGCTGGGAGCGTTCCAGCTCACCATGCTCGGCATCGGCGCGGTGATCGGCACCGGCATTTTCGTTCTCACCGCCGAAGCGGCGCAGAAGGCCGGCCCCGGCATGATGCTGTCGTTCGTGATCGCCGGCGTGGTCTGCGCAGTCGCAGCGCTCTGCTATGCCGAAATGGCGGCAATGGTGCCCGTCTCCGGCTCCGCCTACACCTATAGCTACGCCGTGATGGGCGAGCTGATCGCCTGGATGGTCGGCTGGGCGCTGATCCTCGAATATGCGGTGGCCGCAGGCGCGGTGTCCGTCGGATGGTCAGGCTATGTCGTCGGATTGATCGAGAACGCCTTCGCGCTCGACATACCCGACGCGCTGGTGCGCGGCCCCTATGACGGCGGCATCATCAACCTGCCCGCGATGCTCATCGCCGGTCTCGTCACCTGGCTCCTGGTGATCGGCACCAAGGAGAGCGCATTTGTCAATTCGGTTCTGGTTCTGGTCAAGGTTTCCGCGCTGTCGCTGTTCATCATCCTCGCGATTCCGGTGATGAACATGCAGAATTTCGAGCCCTTCTCGCCGCTCGGCTTCGCCGGTGTTTCGGCCGCTGCCGCCTCGATCTTCTTCGCATATGTCGGCTTCGACGCGGTCTCGACCGCTGCCGAAGAAACCAAGAACCCTCAGCGCAACATGCCGATCGGCCTGATCGGCTCGCTCGCCATCTGCACCATCTTCTACCTGCTCGTCGCCGCCGGCGTGATCGGCAGCGTCGGCGCTCAGCCGATTCTCGGGCCTGATGGCGCGGCCCTGCCTCCGGGCAGCACCGAGCTGACCAAGGCTTGCGTCGAGACGGCTGCTGCAACCGGCAAGGAAGCCGTCGTCTGCTCGAAGGAAGCGCTCGCCTGGACGCTGCGTGAAATCGGCTGGCCGCAGATCGGCAACCTGATCGGCCTCGCCGCCGGTCTCGCCCTGCCTTCGGTCATCCTGATGATGATGTTCGGCCAGACCCGAATCTTCTTCGTGATGAGCCGCGACGGCCTGCTGCCCGCGGTCTTCTCGAAGGTCCATCCGAAGTTCCACACCCCGCACGTCATCACCATCCTGACGGGCGTGTTCGTGGCGCTGTTCGCGGCCTTCTTCCCGGTGGGCAAGCTCGCCGACATCTCCAACTCGGGCACGTTGTTCGCCTTTGCTGCGGTGTCTATCGCGGTGCTGGTGCTTCGCCGTACCGATCCGGACCGCAAGCGCCCGTTCCGCACGCCGCTGATCATCATCACGGCGCCGATCGCGATCCTGGGCTGCGCCTATCTGTTCTACAGCCTCGGCCACGACACCAAGATGATGTTCGTCGGCTGGGCGGCGCTCGGGCTGCTGGTCTATTTCGGCTATAGCCGCCGCAAGAGCCATGTCGGCCGCGGCATCGTCGAGACGCCTGAGCACGAAGCATATCAGGAGCTCGACCCGCCGGTTCCCGGCACGCACTGA
- a CDS encoding histidine triad nucleotide-binding protein, translating to MPIDATQPYDDQNIFAKILRGEIPSKRVYEDAYAIAFHDINPLAPTHLLVIPTGAYVSWDDFSARASDAEIAGFVRAVGIVARQAGAVEPGYRLLANVGANGGQEVPHLHIHIFAGKTLGPMLTR from the coding sequence ATGCCGATTGACGCGACCCAGCCCTATGACGACCAGAACATTTTCGCCAAGATCCTCCGCGGCGAAATCCCGTCGAAGCGAGTCTATGAGGATGCGTACGCGATCGCATTCCATGACATCAACCCGCTCGCTCCCACGCATTTGCTGGTGATCCCGACGGGCGCCTATGTGTCATGGGACGACTTCTCCGCACGCGCTTCGGACGCTGAAATCGCTGGTTTTGTCCGTGCCGTCGGGATCGTCGCACGCCAAGCCGGAGCGGTAGAGCCCGGCTATCGCCTGCTTGCCAATGTCGGCGCCAATGGCGGGCAGGAGGTACCCCACCTCCATATCCATATCTTCGCCGGCAAGACGCTGGGGCCAATGCTCACGCGATAA
- the hisB gene encoding imidazoleglycerol-phosphate dehydratase HisB, with the protein MRTATISRKTSETAVDVTVNLDGTGSYAISTGIGFFDHMLEQLSRHSLIDLEVKTVGDLHIDQHHTVEDTGLAIGEAVAKALGDKRGIRRYADALSPMDETLTRVAIDISGRPYLVWKTQFSQKRLGEMDTEMFEHWFHSFAQTAGVTLHIETLYGTNNHHIAEAAFKGLARALRQAVEIDPRKADAIPSTKGTL; encoded by the coding sequence ATGCGCACCGCGACGATCAGCCGAAAGACCAGCGAGACCGCGGTCGATGTGACCGTGAACCTCGACGGCACCGGCAGCTATGCGATCTCCACCGGGATCGGTTTCTTCGACCACATGCTCGAGCAGCTCTCACGCCACTCGCTGATCGATCTCGAGGTGAAGACGGTGGGCGATTTGCATATCGACCAGCACCATACGGTCGAGGATACCGGGCTCGCGATCGGCGAAGCGGTGGCCAAGGCGCTGGGCGACAAGCGCGGCATCCGCCGCTACGCCGACGCCCTCTCGCCCATGGACGAAACGCTGACCCGCGTCGCGATCGACATTTCGGGCCGTCCCTATCTCGTCTGGAAGACGCAGTTCAGCCAGAAGCGGCTCGGCGAGATGGATACCGAGATGTTCGAGCACTGGTTCCACAGCTTCGCGCAGACCGCGGGCGTGACGCTGCACATCGAGACACTCTACGGCACCAACAACCATCATATCGCCGAAGCCGCGTTCAAGGGCCTCGCCCGCGCGCTGCGCCAGGCGGTGGAAATCGACCCCCGCAAGGCGGACGCGATTCCCTCAACCAAGGGCACGCTCTGA
- the hisH gene encoding imidazole glycerol phosphate synthase subunit HisH: MSIALIDYGAGNLHSVHNALKAAGAADVAVTADPDAVLKADRIVLPGVGAFGACASGLRAIPGMVEALDQRVLTDAAPFLGVCVGMQLLAKTGEELGTHQGLGWLGGAVRELPASNVRIPHMGWNDVVPIVPHPLIEPGEAYFLHSFAYSGEAVLATTEHGGQVTAAIGRDNFAGVQFHPEKSQRYGLALLERFLRWNP; encoded by the coding sequence GTGAGCATTGCGCTGATCGATTACGGCGCGGGCAATCTCCACTCGGTCCACAATGCGCTCAAGGCGGCGGGAGCCGCGGACGTCGCTGTCACCGCCGATCCCGATGCCGTGCTGAAGGCGGATCGCATCGTCCTGCCCGGTGTCGGCGCATTCGGCGCCTGTGCCTCGGGGCTTCGCGCGATTCCCGGCATGGTCGAAGCGCTCGACCAGCGTGTGCTCACGGATGCCGCCCCCTTTCTTGGCGTCTGCGTCGGTATGCAGCTGCTGGCGAAGACCGGTGAGGAACTGGGCACGCACCAGGGCCTGGGCTGGCTTGGCGGTGCCGTCCGCGAGTTGCCCGCCAGCAATGTCCGTATCCCCCATATGGGCTGGAACGATGTCGTTCCGATCGTCCCCCACCCGCTGATCGAGCCGGGCGAGGCCTATTTCCTGCACAGCTTCGCCTATAGTGGCGAGGCGGTGCTCGCCACGACCGAACATGGCGGCCAGGTCACCGCCGCGATCGGCCGCGACAATTTCGCCGGGGTGCAGTTCCACCCCGAAAAGAGCCAGCGCTATGGCTTGGCATTGCTCGAACGCTTTCTGAGGTGGAACCCGTGA
- a CDS encoding phosphoribosyl-ATP diphosphatase — protein MAADILDTLEAVIRERRTGDPATSYVAKLTAKGRAKIAQKLGEEAVEAAIAAVQDDRDGLTGEAADLIFHLLVLLADTGLSLDDVRAELARREGISGIDEKASRHAD, from the coding sequence ATGGCCGCCGATATTCTCGACACGCTCGAAGCCGTGATCCGCGAGCGCCGTACCGGCGATCCCGCGACCTCCTATGTCGCCAAACTGACCGCCAAAGGCCGCGCCAAGATCGCGCAGAAGCTGGGCGAGGAAGCGGTCGAGGCCGCGATCGCGGCGGTGCAGGACGATCGCGACGGGCTGACCGGCGAGGCGGCCGATCTGATCTTCCATCTCCTCGTCCTGCTCGCGGACACCGGGCTTTCGCTCGACGACGTCCGCGCCGAACTCGCTCGTCGCGAAGGCATCTCCGGAATCGATGAAAAGGCCAGCCGACATGCCGATTGA
- a CDS encoding GNAT family N-acetyltransferase translates to MQQAQTSERAIEPAIVVGLHDGVPALMDALADRADPHNRFLRAAWYRMAAGEGIATVAAIRVDGTPVAALPTAPLGPALIGARSVPGSYWPFRSVPLDPDTSDEELTAFLADRASISALGPAWRIGPIYASDPATARIKRAAGVAGWTVLTRKLGRTFLFDARDEAWPRRSTRRRLANYERQLAQLGAVTIRHVSGADWSAAVLDDLAAIEAASWVGTGTDGTGAKFLTDAKRAGWLAAVMDPVLAQALSATILSVGGKPAAFSFDLQSGTMQYGIASSYDAQFAAFRPGKIVTAYQLDAARRAGIETIDLGAGDSGYKREMGAVAGPEILDLLIVRNRPAASLLGLRWGAESEIAREAYLAASKLRDTGRDRGDRGRIEALLALGALAAAALTFAE, encoded by the coding sequence ATGCAGCAGGCGCAAACATCGGAACGGGCGATCGAGCCGGCGATCGTCGTCGGGCTGCACGACGGCGTTCCGGCGCTGATGGATGCTTTGGCAGACCGCGCGGATCCCCATAACCGCTTTCTGCGGGCAGCCTGGTACCGGATGGCGGCGGGTGAGGGCATCGCGACCGTTGCTGCGATCCGGGTCGATGGTACGCCGGTCGCGGCGCTGCCCACCGCGCCGCTCGGCCCTGCCCTGATCGGCGCACGCAGCGTTCCGGGCAGCTATTGGCCGTTCCGATCGGTTCCGCTCGATCCCGATACATCCGATGAAGAATTGACGGCATTTCTTGCCGACCGGGCGAGCATATCGGCGCTTGGCCCGGCGTGGCGGATCGGGCCGATCTATGCCAGCGACCCTGCAACGGCGCGGATCAAGCGTGCGGCCGGCGTGGCGGGGTGGACGGTGCTGACACGCAAGCTTGGCCGCACGTTCCTGTTCGACGCGCGCGACGAAGCCTGGCCTCGGCGATCGACGCGCCGCCGCCTGGCCAATTACGAACGCCAGCTGGCGCAGCTGGGTGCCGTGACGATACGGCATGTGAGCGGCGCGGACTGGAGCGCGGCCGTGCTCGACGATCTGGCCGCAATCGAAGCAGCTAGCTGGGTGGGGACCGGGACCGACGGCACCGGTGCCAAGTTTCTGACCGATGCCAAGCGCGCCGGGTGGCTGGCGGCCGTGATGGATCCGGTGCTGGCGCAGGCGTTGTCGGCGACGATACTGTCGGTTGGCGGCAAGCCTGCGGCCTTCTCGTTCGATCTGCAGTCCGGGACGATGCAATATGGCATCGCCAGCAGTTATGACGCGCAATTCGCCGCCTTCCGGCCCGGCAAGATCGTGACGGCCTATCAGTTGGATGCTGCCCGCAGGGCCGGAATCGAGACGATCGACCTGGGTGCCGGCGATTCGGGATACAAGCGTGAGATGGGGGCCGTGGCAGGCCCGGAAATCCTCGATCTGCTGATTGTGCGCAATCGGCCTGCGGCGTCGCTGCTGGGGCTGCGCTGGGGAGCGGAATCCGAAATCGCCCGCGAAGCCTATCTGGCGGCATCGAAGTTGCGCGACACTGGCCGGGATCGCGGAGATCGGGGACGGATCGAGGCATTGCTGGCGCTGGGCGCGCTTGCCGCGGCGGCGCTGACCTTCGCGGAATAG
- a CDS encoding SDR family oxidoreductase, which translates to MADHGISGKTVLIAGGAKNLGGLIARDLAAHGAKAVAIHYNSAATADAAAETVAAIRAAGAEAIAIQADLTSAGAMEKLFAHTVNAIGRPDIAINTVGKVLKKPIVEIGEAEYDAMSAVNAKAAFFFLKEAGRHVADNGKVCTLVTSLLGAYTPFYASYAGTKAPVEHFTRAASKEFGERGISVTAIGPGPMDTPFFYPAEGPEAVAYHKTAAALSPFTPTGLTHIEDIVPWIRFLVSDGWWMTGQTILVNGGYTTK; encoded by the coding sequence ATGGCCGATCACGGTATCAGCGGAAAGACGGTCCTCATCGCGGGCGGCGCGAAGAATCTGGGCGGGCTGATCGCCCGCGATCTCGCCGCACACGGAGCGAAGGCGGTGGCGATCCACTACAACAGCGCTGCGACCGCCGACGCGGCGGCCGAGACCGTCGCGGCGATTCGCGCGGCGGGAGCCGAAGCGATCGCCATTCAGGCCGATCTCACCAGCGCGGGCGCAATGGAGAAGCTCTTCGCTCACACGGTCAACGCGATCGGCCGGCCCGACATCGCGATCAACACGGTCGGCAAGGTGCTCAAGAAGCCGATCGTCGAGATCGGCGAGGCCGAATATGACGCGATGAGCGCGGTCAACGCCAAGGCCGCTTTCTTCTTCCTCAAGGAAGCGGGCCGACATGTCGCAGACAATGGCAAGGTGTGCACCCTGGTAACTTCGCTGCTCGGCGCCTACACCCCCTTCTATGCCAGCTATGCGGGCACCAAGGCGCCGGTCGAGCACTTCACGCGCGCCGCATCCAAGGAATTCGGCGAGCGCGGCATTTCGGTGACGGCGATAGGGCCGGGTCCGATGGACACGCCCTTCTTCTATCCCGCCGAAGGACCTGAGGCGGTGGCCTATCACAAGACGGCGGCGGCGCTGTCACCCTTCACGCCGACCGGCCTCACACATATCGAGGATATCGTGCCGTGGATCCGGTTCCTGGTCAGCGACGGCTGGTGGATGACCGGGCAGACCATCCTGGTCAATGGCGGCTACACCACCAAGTGA
- the hisA gene encoding 1-(5-phosphoribosyl)-5-[(5-phosphoribosylamino)methylideneamino]imidazole-4-carboxamide isomerase — translation MIVFPAIDLKAGQVVRLAEGDMTRATVYGENPAAQAEAFAKAGATHLHVVDLDAAFAGESINGGAVAAILARFPGKVQLGGGIRNRASVERWIDMGVSRVVIGTAALEDPDFVREAAAAHPGQIVVAVDARDGFVATKGWADVSTVSIAELGHRFEDAGVAALLFTDVGRDGLLKGCNVEATAALAAEVSIPVIASGGVADISDIHALAGKPGIEGVITGRALYDGRLDLAEALKAAAKVAQ, via the coding sequence GTGATCGTCTTCCCCGCCATCGACCTCAAGGCCGGTCAGGTCGTCCGTCTGGCCGAAGGGGATATGACCCGCGCCACCGTCTACGGCGAGAACCCCGCAGCGCAGGCCGAAGCCTTTGCAAAGGCGGGCGCGACTCACCTCCACGTCGTCGATCTTGATGCCGCATTCGCCGGCGAATCGATCAATGGCGGCGCGGTCGCCGCGATCCTCGCGCGCTTTCCGGGCAAGGTTCAGCTCGGCGGCGGCATCCGCAACCGCGCCTCGGTCGAGCGCTGGATCGATATGGGCGTCAGCCGCGTCGTGATCGGCACTGCCGCACTCGAGGACCCGGATTTCGTGCGTGAGGCCGCCGCCGCGCATCCCGGCCAGATCGTCGTCGCGGTCGATGCGCGCGACGGTTTCGTCGCGACCAAGGGCTGGGCCGACGTCTCGACCGTCTCGATCGCCGAACTCGGTCACCGGTTCGAGGATGCCGGCGTCGCCGCGCTCCTGTTCACCGATGTCGGCCGCGACGGCCTGCTGAAAGGCTGTAATGTCGAGGCGACCGCGGCGCTCGCTGCCGAAGTCTCGATCCCGGTGATCGCCAGCGGCGGGGTGGCGGACATCTCCGACATCCACGCGCTGGCCGGCAAGCCCGGGATCGAAGGCGTCATCACCGGCCGCGCACTGTACGATGGCCGCCTCGACCTCGCCGAGGCGCTGAAGGCCGCGGCCAAAGTCGCACAATGA
- a CDS encoding adenosine kinase, with the protein MTAPVHDVVAIGNAIVDVLASAEDSFIEEIGVAKGSMQLIFSAEDADALYDRMGPGREISGGSAGNTVAGMAALGSRCAFIGQVADDQLGAVFAHDLRATGVDFDTEVRPGSPSTARCLIFVTPDGQRTMNTFLGASQFLPEKALDRDLIAGGAILYLEGYLWDPEEPRQAMRAAIDIARGAGRKVAFTLSDVFCINRHGGDFRILIGDGLIDILFANENELLALAEVEDFEAAVAKIAAQVPVLVVTRSEKGAIAISNGTRAEVPAEPIEKVVDTTGAGDLFAAGFLHGQAQGWTLDKSLKLGAVCAAEIISHYGARPEVDLKALAAAKLG; encoded by the coding sequence GTGACCGCACCCGTCCATGACGTCGTCGCCATCGGCAATGCCATCGTCGATGTTCTTGCCTCTGCCGAGGACAGCTTCATTGAAGAGATCGGCGTCGCCAAGGGCTCGATGCAGCTGATCTTCTCGGCAGAGGATGCGGATGCGCTGTACGATCGCATGGGGCCGGGGCGCGAGATTTCGGGCGGGTCTGCGGGCAATACCGTCGCCGGCATGGCGGCGCTGGGCAGCCGCTGCGCGTTCATCGGGCAGGTCGCCGACGATCAACTCGGTGCGGTCTTCGCGCATGATCTGCGCGCCACCGGCGTCGATTTCGACACGGAAGTGCGTCCGGGATCGCCGTCGACCGCGCGCTGCCTGATCTTCGTGACGCCCGACGGGCAGCGCACGATGAACACCTTCCTCGGCGCGTCGCAGTTCCTGCCCGAAAAGGCGCTGGACCGCGATCTGATCGCTGGCGGTGCGATCCTGTATCTCGAAGGCTATCTGTGGGATCCCGAAGAACCGCGCCAGGCGATGCGAGCCGCGATCGATATCGCGCGCGGTGCGGGCCGGAAGGTCGCGTTCACACTGTCGGACGTGTTCTGCATCAACCGTCACGGTGGCGATTTCCGCATTCTGATCGGTGATGGGCTGATCGATATCCTGTTCGCGAACGAGAACGAGCTGCTGGCGCTTGCCGAGGTCGAGGACTTCGAAGCAGCGGTAGCCAAGATCGCGGCTCAGGTGCCGGTGCTGGTGGTGACGCGCAGCGAGAAGGGCGCGATCGCCATCTCCAACGGCACCCGTGCCGAAGTGCCCGCCGAGCCGATCGAGAAGGTGGTGGACACGACCGGCGCGGGCGACCTGTTCGCTGCGGGCTTCCTGCATGGGCAGGCCCAGGGCTGGACTCTCGATAAGTCGCTGAAGCTGGGCGCAGTGTGCGCGGCGGAGATCATCAGCCACTATGGTGCGCGGCCTGAGGTGGACCTCAAGGCACTGGCGGCGGCAAAGCTGGGCTGA
- a CDS encoding YciI family protein encodes MIAVLLSYRVPIETIDALRPAHVDWLKQGLADGRLLLAGRKVPVTGGMLLVRGTLDDVKTWCATDPFATEGAADYEFIEVAPSILAPGLEALGQ; translated from the coding sequence ATGATCGCGGTGCTGCTGAGCTACAGGGTGCCGATCGAGACGATCGATGCGCTCCGCCCCGCGCATGTCGATTGGCTGAAACAGGGGCTTGCAGATGGCCGCCTCCTGCTCGCCGGGCGCAAGGTGCCGGTGACCGGCGGCATGCTGCTGGTGCGGGGCACGCTCGACGATGTGAAGACGTGGTGCGCCACCGATCCCTTCGCGACCGAGGGCGCGGCCGACTATGAATTCATCGAGGTTGCTCCCTCGATCCTGGCGCCGGGGCTGGAGGCGCTCGGCCAGTGA
- a CDS encoding SspB family protein: MTGNVPDSLIPYDEIVQEALRAVVGRVLDQVAATGALPGTHHFYITFKTRAPGVDIPDRLLERFPDEMTIVLQHRFWDLKVDDERFSVGLSFNQIPSMLVIPFAAITGFHDPAVNFELRFQAAEDPDGPEPHDEAENDGPPLATPVEDGSNVVAVDFKRKK; the protein is encoded by the coding sequence ATGACCGGTAACGTGCCCGACAGCCTGATTCCCTATGACGAGATCGTGCAGGAGGCCCTGCGCGCAGTGGTCGGCCGCGTGCTCGATCAGGTCGCGGCCACGGGCGCACTGCCCGGGACGCACCATTTCTACATCACCTTCAAGACCCGTGCCCCGGGCGTCGATATCCCCGACCGGCTGCTCGAGCGGTTCCCGGACGAGATGACGATCGTGCTGCAGCACCGATTCTGGGACCTGAAGGTCGATGACGAGCGATTCTCGGTCGGTCTGAGCTTCAACCAGATCCCGTCGATGCTGGTGATTCCGTTTGCGGCGATCACCGGATTCCACGATCCCGCCGTCAATTTCGAGCTGCGTTTCCAGGCGGCCGAGGACCCCGACGGTCCCGAGCCGCATGACGAGGCCGAGAATGACGGCCCGCCCTTGGCGACCCCGGTCGAGGATGGATCGAACGTCGTCGCGGTGGACTTCAAGCGCAAGAAATAG
- a CDS encoding PEP-CTERM sorting domain-containing protein translates to MTRFNVCLAAIAAAAALPAAPVFAMDTPPPSTPEGSSSGGTSSSSGGAPSSSSGGSPASIPEPAALGLFALGIAGAALIRRSRRKQD, encoded by the coding sequence GTGACGCGATTCAACGTCTGTCTTGCGGCGATCGCCGCGGCCGCGGCGCTGCCTGCCGCGCCTGTATTTGCGATGGATACCCCGCCACCCTCGACACCCGAAGGATCGTCGAGCGGCGGCACGTCTAGCTCGTCCGGCGGCGCACCTTCGAGTTCGTCGGGTGGCAGCCCCGCCTCGATCCCCGAGCCTGCCGCACTCGGCCTGTTCGCGCTCGGCATCGCCGGCGCCGCACTGATCCGCCGCAGCCGCCGCAAACAGGATTAG